The Saccharopolyspora gloriosae genome has a segment encoding these proteins:
- a CDS encoding GMC oxidoreductase, giving the protein MGRRRERTRSHRCVAVSDQLPGRSPDLGQRRLPGTGAGAGESDGSGDALVDRVAFSGDRAVGVHVVGTGGRSIEYADEIALCAGAIHSPTILLRSGVGPAAQLNALGIDVRAELPVGQGLQDHPIALVTLALTDDATVRTPDARHTNVCVRYTGGGADGNDMLLTSLNQNVLSMAGADAGSGAFGVWVNQTYSRGAVTLSSADPTTQPDVAERMLSDDRDLSRLRDGVRTLIELAEHADTAAITAKPPAQSNEALFAALDDDAALDAHLLATAGDAQHGTSTCRMGAPGDPDTVVDPSCRVLGLDNLRVIDASIFPAVPRANTNLTAIMAGELMADRLD; this is encoded by the coding sequence GTGGGCCGCAGACGTGAACGCACCCGGAGCCACCGGTGTGTCGCCGTATCCGATCAACTCCCGGGCCGGTCGCCGGATCTCGGTCAACGACGCTTACCTGGAACCGGCGCGGGCGCGGGCGAATCTGACGGTTCGGGAGATGCGCTCGTTGATCGCGTCGCGTTCTCCGGTGACCGCGCCGTCGGGGTCCACGTCGTCGGAACGGGCGGACGGAGCATCGAATACGCCGACGAGATCGCGCTGTGCGCGGGAGCGATCCACTCTCCCACGATCTTGTTGCGGTCCGGAGTGGGACCCGCCGCGCAGCTGAACGCGCTGGGAATCGACGTGCGCGCGGAGCTACCGGTCGGCCAGGGCTTGCAGGACCATCCCATCGCGCTGGTCACGCTCGCGCTGACGGACGACGCCACCGTGCGCACGCCGGACGCCCGGCACACCAACGTGTGCGTCCGCTACACCGGCGGCGGCGCGGACGGCAACGACATGCTGCTCACCTCGCTGAACCAGAACGTCCTGTCGATGGCGGGCGCCGACGCCGGCTCGGGCGCGTTCGGAGTGTGGGTGAACCAGACCTATTCGCGCGGGGCGGTGACCCTGAGCTCGGCCGACCCCACCACGCAACCGGACGTCGCCGAGCGAATGCTCTCCGACGACCGGGATCTGTCCCGGCTGCGCGACGGCGTGCGCACGCTCATCGAACTGGCAGAGCACGCCGACACCGCCGCGATCACCGCGAAACCACCGGCGCAGAGCAACGAGGCGTTGTTCGCCGCGCTCGACGACGATGCGGCACTGGACGCCCACCTGCTGGCCACGGCGGGGGACGCGCAGCACGGCACCAGCACCTGCCGGATGGGCGCACCGGGAGACCCGGACACCGTGGTTGATCCGTCCTGCCGTGTGCTCGGACTCGACAACCTGCGGGTGATCGACGCCTCGATCTTCCCCGCCGTACCCAGGGCCAACACCAACCTCACCGCGATCATGGCGGGCGAGCTGATGGCCGACCGGCTCGACTGA